The proteins below are encoded in one region of Streptomyces sp. NBC_00490:
- a CDS encoding DUF7878 domain-containing protein yields MLLLDIEAELSIWEQGRVVWSEGTFPVAELAYRLALWLQGPAAGREDFAFESMQAEEGVIRIVNTGEGWRVGSIFTPDFWTSPVTWDALAEAIGQFDRSVRAGVASMGVEPSFLLEP; encoded by the coding sequence GTGCTTCTCCTGGACATTGAGGCAGAGCTCTCCATCTGGGAGCAAGGGCGGGTGGTGTGGTCCGAGGGGACGTTTCCTGTGGCTGAGTTGGCATATCGGCTGGCGCTCTGGCTGCAGGGCCCCGCAGCCGGCCGTGAGGACTTCGCGTTCGAGTCGATGCAGGCCGAGGAGGGGGTCATCCGCATCGTGAACACCGGTGAAGGCTGGCGGGTCGGCTCTATTTTCACGCCGGACTTCTGGACGTCTCCCGTCACTTGGGATGCCTTGGCGGAGGCGATCGGACAGTTCGACCGATCCGTGCGAGCGGGCGTTGCCTCGATGGGTGTCGAGCCTTCTTTTCTTCTGGAGCCCTGA
- a CDS encoding SDR family NAD(P)-dependent oxidoreductase — MTSIAIIGAGPQMGMAIARTFGSQGFDVALISRNRTKLDGLVATLAAEGITAAAFPADVLDHDALSQALKDAAARFGGIDVLEYSPLAIESTVLATPAESDPSHIQHEIEVQLYGAMAATKAVLPAMREAGAGTLLYTTGAGSLDPLPMVGNVNAAAAALRNWVVNLHKELDGTGIQAAHIAIDVALDGGSIDPTLKAATPEEVSSVYWELHTTKRDQGEIVYRG, encoded by the coding sequence GTGACCAGCATCGCCATCATTGGAGCAGGCCCTCAGATGGGCATGGCCATCGCCCGCACCTTCGGCTCCCAGGGCTTCGACGTCGCCCTCATCTCCCGCAACCGCACCAAGCTCGACGGCCTCGTCGCCACCCTCGCCGCCGAGGGCATCACGGCCGCCGCGTTCCCCGCGGACGTCCTCGACCATGACGCACTCAGCCAGGCGCTCAAGGACGCCGCCGCCAGGTTCGGCGGCATCGACGTCCTCGAGTACTCCCCGCTCGCCATCGAATCCACCGTGCTGGCCACTCCGGCCGAGAGCGACCCCTCCCACATCCAGCACGAGATCGAGGTCCAGCTGTACGGGGCCATGGCCGCGACCAAGGCGGTCCTGCCCGCGATGCGCGAGGCCGGCGCGGGCACCCTGCTCTACACCACCGGCGCCGGCTCCCTCGACCCGCTGCCGATGGTCGGCAACGTCAACGCCGCCGCGGCGGCGCTGCGCAACTGGGTGGTCAACCTGCACAAGGAACTGGACGGCACCGGCATCCAGGCCGCGCACATCGCCATCGACGTGGCGCTCGACGGCGGCTCGATCGACCCCACGCTCAAGGCGGCCACGCCCGAGGAGGTTTCCTCCGTCTACTGGGAGCTGCACACCACCAAGCGCGACCAGGGCGAGATCGTCTACAGGGGCTGA